A portion of the Pithys albifrons albifrons isolate INPA30051 chromosome 1, PitAlb_v1, whole genome shotgun sequence genome contains these proteins:
- the LOC139668688 gene encoding arylsulfatase D-like isoform X4 → MASSTQRQILFWNGCSGGLPPNETTFARILHQQGYSTALVGKWHMGVNCKTRRDHCHHPLNHGFDYFYGMPFTLVNECQGTDDPELAKSLQDTYWLHTQMIILAVFTLVFGKLANLFPVKWKIIICLAICGLLHFLSWFSSYGFTKYWNCILMRNHDITEQPMNLDKTTPKMLKEAIMFIERNKHRPFLLFVSLLHVHTPLITTVKFQGRSRHGLYGDNVEEMDWMVGRLLEVIDKESLKNTTFIYFASDHGGSLEAHRGNSQLGGWNGIYKGGKGMGGWEGGIRVPGIVRWPGVLPAGTVIDEPTSLMDIYPTVVHLAGGSVPQDRVIDGHTLLPLLSGAVQHSGHEFMFHYCGVFLHAVRWHQKESGNIWKAHYATPVFQPETSGACFRRGICPCFGDDVTHHDPPLLFNLSQDPSEGNPLSADAEPLFGTVMRRIGKAVEEHHKTLSPVPQQLSPYNNIWKPWLQPCCGMFPFCWCHEENNKEDSIV, encoded by the exons gGAAGTGGCATATGGGTGTGAACTGCAAAACCCGCCGTGATCATTGCCACCATCCTTTAAATCATGGTTTTGACTACTTTTATGGCATGCCTTTTACCCTTGTGAATGAGTGTCAAGGCACAGATGACCCTGAACTGGCCAAATCTTTGCAAGACACCTATTGGCTTCACACACAGATGATCATCCTTGCAGTATTTACTCTTGTGTTTGGAAAACTTGCCAATCTTTTTCCAGTAAAGTGGAAAATAATTATCTGTCTGGCCATCTGTGGTCTTCTTCACTTCCTCTCCTGGTTCTCCAGCTATGGTTTCACCAAGTACTGGAACTGTATCCTGATGAGAAACCATGATATCACTGAACAACCTATGAACCTAGACAAAACTACACCTAAGATGCTGAAGGAGGCAATTATGTTCATTGAAAG gaacAAGCATAGaccatttcttctctttgtttcccttttacATGTTCACACCCCTCTCATTACCACAGTGAAATTTCAGGGAAGAAGCAGGCATGGCCTGTATGGAGATAATGTAGAGGAGATGGATTGGATGGTGG GAAGGCTTCTGGAGGTTATTGACAAAGAAAGCTTGAAGAATACCacattcatttattttgcatCTGATCATGGAGGATCCTTAGAGGCTCACAGAGGAAATTCTCAGTTAGGTGGATGGAATGGGATCTATAAAG GTGGAAAAGGAATgggaggctgggaaggaggaatACGTGTTCCAGGAATAGTTAGATGGCCAGGAGTGTTGCCTGCAGGGACAGTTATTGATGAACCTACAAGCCTTATGGACATTTATCCTACAGTAGTTCatctggctggagggtcagtGCCTCAGGACAG GGTAATCGATGGGCAcactctgctgcctctgctgagtGGGGCAGTTCAGCACTCTGGGCATGAGTTCATGTTTCACTACTGCGGTGTGTTTCTGCATGCAGTGCGGTGGCACCAGAAGGAGA GTGGCAACATCTGGAAAGCTCATTATGCTACTCCAGTATTCCAACCAGAAACCTCTGGAGCCTGTTTCAGAAGAGGAATTTGCCCATGTTTTGGGGATGATGTAACCCATCATGACCCTCCACTGCTGTTCAATCTCTCACAAGATCCGTCTGAGGGAAATCCTCTATCAGCTGACGCTGAGCCCTTGTTTGGCACTGTGATGAGGAGAATAGGAAAAGCTGTGGAAGAGCATCACAAGACACTGAGTCCAGTCCCACAACAGCTGTCTCCTTACAATAATATATGGAAGCCATGGCTGCAGCCATGCTGTGGGATGTTCCCATTCTGCTGGTGTcatgaagaaaataacaaagaagATAGCATAGTTTAA